ATCGACCGGCTGCTGCACCACTGCCACATCGTCAACATCCGCGGCAACAGCTACCGGATGCGGGAGCACCAGAACCTCATGCGGTCCGCGTCCGAGCAACGCCACGAGGAAGCGGTGCTGTGATGGCCGTGTCCCGCCAGGTGCTCCTGGGTGAGGAGCTGGACTCCGGTCGCTACGCTCCCTCCGTCCACCCCCTCACCCAGGAGCGGACCCAACCGGAGGGCGTCTGTCCCGAACCGCCCCCCTCATCAGAAGTGGGACATTTTCGATTGACACAAATGGGACATTTTCGGCTGACATTGACATGCAACCCTCATCAGAAGGCTGAGGCTCGATGCCAACCTCTTCGCGCCACCGCCGCCGCGCGGCCCGAACAAACGCGGGCGACCCCGGCAAAAGGGGCCGCCCCTGCCCAAGCTCCATACGCGCCTCGGCGACCCCGGTGCCCGCTGGACGAGCATCACGCTTCCGCGCTGGTACGGAAGTGCGAAGGAAAAGACACTCGAGATCATCTCCGATACCGCGCTCTGGTATCGTCCCGGCACACCGCCCAAGGCTATCCGATGGGTGCTGGTGCGCGACCCCGACGGCGGGCGCGACCCGCAGGCGTTCTTCTGCACCGACATCGACATGCATCCGGCTGAGATCATTGCGACCTTCGTGCGGCGCTGGCAGGTCGAGGTCACATTCCAGGAACTGCGGGCCCATCTCGGGCTCGAAACACAACGCCAATGGTCGGACGCGGCGATTGCGCGAACCACCCCTGTCCTCTGCGGGCTCTACAGCCTGGTTTGCCTCTGGGCGGGAGACGTTCTCACAACAAGCCAGCTGTCCTACGCCGCCGCCTGGTACGAAAAAACCAGCTTCACATTCTCCGATGCGATCGCGGCCATCCGCTGCGAACTCTGGCTCGGAAACACTTATCGCGCTCCCCGCCACACCGGGAACCGCAGATAATTCCACCCGACAAAATAAGGCGCATGCATTACGCGCTCTGCTTCGCGACGTAATCGCACAAAGTCGAGCTGAGAGTTCGATACCTCACCACCGCCCGGTAGCCCAGATTAAACTGGGATGATCTTGCCGTCAGTGACAGGGGTCTTTGGGCCATGAGTTGATGTCGGGACAAAGATCTTCTCCCAATGCTTCGCCAGTGGCGGGGTCTGGCCAATCGGCGCAATAGGTGATCGCCGACTGTTGGCCTGGCTTCGTAACCGTATATCCTTTCCACCGCCAGCCCGGGGGGGCTTGGAAGACGCCGTCCGAATGACGGCATCCGGGGGCGTCCGGGAGTGGTCTAGGGTTAGGAGACCTTTTGTGGGTCCAGATAGCTCAAAAAAATGATCGGTCTTCTACAAGTGTTTTTGACCCAAAATGGTGTCCACATATACCCATCATCTTGGTAGGAGGACTCTTGAGAGGGTTACGCCCGGTCCGGGGGTCAGGTCGCCGTCCTGGCCCGAGCTTGGTCCCCGCCGCCAGCCGGGTATCCCTTGAGGATGTCGGCGGCGATGCTGTCGGATACGCGGATGGCGGACTCGCGCACCGACTCCCGCGCCAGATGCGCGTACCGCGCGGTGGTCTCCACCTTCGTGTGACCCAAGAGCTTCCCGATCATGGTCAACCCCTCGCCGAGCGCCAGCGCCCTGGACGCGAACGAGTGGCGGCAGTCGTGGAGCCGCACGTCCTCCAGCTTCGCGCGCTTGCGGATCCGGTCCCAGGGGTCGTTCAGGTTCCGCAAGTGCGCGCCCGCCTTCTTCCCCGGAATCACGTGCGGGTTCCCCTCCACACGCGGTATTCCGGCGAGCACCCGGGCCGCCTCCGGCGAGAGCGGAGCCACGCGCGCGCCGGTCTTGGAGTCCTCGATCTTGATCTCGCGCGCATCGAGGTCCACGTCCCGCCAGCGGAGCGCCAGGACCTCGTTCCGCCTCAACCCCGTGAGCAGCAGCAGCCGGATCGCCGCCACCACGCGCGCCGACATGCCATTCCCGGTCTCGGCCTCCGCCAGCGCCCGCCCCAGCCGGCGGAACTCTTCCTCGCTCAGGAACCGCTCGCGCCCGCGCTCGCGGTTCTTCACCACCACCCGGCACGGGTTGCTCGCCTCCGGCAACTCCCCCCGGTCCTCCGCCGAGTTCCAGATGCGCGACAGCGCCTCCACCGTCCGGTTGGCCATCGACGGCGTCCCGCGCATCGAATGGTGCAGTTCGGTCACCCGCCGGTGATCCACCGCCAGCGCCGGACTCTGCCGAGCGCCGGCAGCAGGTGCTTGCGGACGATCAGCGTGTACATCTCCACCGTCCTCGGCTTGCACCGCACCGCCACGTGCTCCTCAAGCCATCGGCGCGCAAGCTCCCCCACCGTGGGACCCTCGGCCAGGGCCGCCGCGGGCTCCGCCAGCGGCTCCTCTCCCGCCTTGATGCGCGCGATGATCAGCGCCGCCCGCCTGCGCGCCTCCGCCGCCGTCACCCGCTTCGCCGCCTTGCCGTTGGCCCGGGTCTGCACCACGTAGTACTGGTTCCCGGATAGGCGCGAACCCCGAGAGCTCCGAGTCCCAGTAGACCGTGTCCTTCTCCACTGCCAGCGCTTCCACGTGCGCCTCGAAATCGTCGCCGTGGTGAGCTTCGCCATGGGCCGCTCCCTCCCTCCGGTTCAGACCCCGCCGGGCGGCAGGATGTCCGCCCCGATGCTGCCGCCGACCTTGGCGGCCGAAGCCTTCTCCGTGTCCCGCGCCAGGTGCGCATAGCGCGCCGTTGTCGCCACCTTCGCGTGACCCAGCAGCGCGCCGATCATCGAAAGCCCCTCGCCCAGCGCCAGCGCCCGCGAGGCGTACGAATGACGGCAGTCGTGGAGCCGCACGTCGTCAAGCCCTGCCCGCCTGCGGAGCCTCATCCAGATTGCATCGAGGTTCGTGAGACGCGTTCCGGGCTTCCGCCCCGCGATCAACCACGGGTTGTCCTTCGTCCGCGGTATCCCCGCCAGCACCGCCTCCACCGCCGGCGTGAGCGGCACGCTGCGCCATCCCGTCTTGCCGTCCCTCAACCGAAGCTCCCTCGCCGTGTGGTCCACGTCGTCCCACCTGAGCGTCAGGATCTCGTTCCGGCGGCAGCCCGTGAGCAGCACAGACGGAGCTTGGGGATCGCCGGCGGGAACACCGTGCCGTCGGCCTTCGCCTCGTCGAGCACCCGGCCCAACTCGCGGTACTCCTCGGGCGTCAGGAACCGCTCGCGGCGCGTCTCCCTTACGGGGATCAGCTTGATTGAGCTTGGTGAGCTTTTCCCCAATGAAGATGCCGCTCGGGAGTGGTTCGAGGCGAAGCGCTGGCCCGATGAGGAGCGCCCCTGTCCGCGCTGCGTAGACGGTGTGGGCAGGCCGGTTCCGAACGAAAACCGGATGCCCTATCGTTGCGTCAGGTGCCACAAGTTTTTTTCAGTGCGCACCGGCACGGCGCTGGAGCGGTCGAAGGTCCCGCTGAAAAAGTGGGCCTACGCGATCTACCTGAGCGTCACCAGCCTCAAGGGCGTGTCCAGCATGAAGCTGCACCGCGACATCGGCGTGACGCAAAAGACGGCCTGGTTCATGGCTCACCGCATCCGGGAAGCATGGGGGCTAGACGACTACGCGCCGCCGTTCGCCGGGCCGGTCGAGGTTGATGAGACCTACATGGGCGGCGAGGAGAAGAACCGGCACGCATCGAAGAAGATGCACATCAGCGGGCCATCGGACAAGGTCGCGGTGGTGGGGATCAAGGACTGCGAGACGAACGAGGTCGCGGCCAAGCCCGTCGCGAGCACCGACGGGCCGACCCTCAAGGGCTTTGTCAGGGAAAACGCCGCGAAGGGCGCGGAGATATTCACCGACGATCACGCGGCCTACCACGGGCTGCCGCAGCACACCGCGGTCAACGACAGCGTCGGCGAGTACGTGGGATGGCGAACACGAACGGAATCGAGAGCTTCTGGGCAATGCTGAAGCGCGGTTACCACGGCACCTACCACAAGATGAGCGCGAAGCACCTGAACCGCTACGTCAATGAGTTCGCCAGCCGACACAATATCCGCCAGCGCGACACGGCGGATCAGATGGCATCCGTGGTTGCCGGCGTGGTCGGGAAGCGGTTGATGTTCCGAGACCTGATCGCCAAGGTCGAGAAGGGCGGGAGCGATAGGTTTTGACCTTGAAGGAACAGGTATCTTGAAACAAAAGAGGCCCGCGCCATCACTGTCGCTTCGCCCCAAACGCTCCCACATAGGCGTCCGTTCCAAACACCCCATACGTCTCCTGGTGGGCCGGGCCAGCAAAGATCCCGTCCAGCCGATCCTCCCCGAACGTCCCGGCAGCGTAGCGCCCTCCGGTAAGGGCAAGGCCCCGCCAACTCGGCTTCGCGACTGACTGCGAGTCTATGAGCACGTCAACGTTGACCCTGGGGCTTGCCAAGTCGGGGATTGTGATCACCGAGGTTCCGTCTTCGACCTCGTATGTGGTGAGCGACACCGCGCTCGCGATACCCCGCCACGTCGCGCCGCCCATACCCGAGGGGCTGCTCCCCGGCGAATCACCCAAGGCAACCGGCAGCGCGAAGCTGATCCTGCCCGTAAGCTCGACGCCATCGGTCGTGTCCGCCACCGGCCCGTGTGCCAGCATGACCGCGGCGAACCCATGGTTGCCCCACAGGCCGTAGGCCCGCAAGTCCGGAAGGGTAGTGGGGGCCACATCGATTATGCCTGGGTTCAAAGCGTCACGTTCGTCTCCCTGTGTGGCCGTCATGGTCTGGAAGGACCCTCGTCTTCCGGTCTCCAGTACCTCCAACTCGTCGTCGAAGATGGCGGAGACCGCGAGGGGTTCTCCCTCGTTGGCGCATCCGGCTCCGTCACAGGACAGCGGGGCGTTGACTACCTCACTGACACGGGTTCCCCCTACGGACAGGTCATAGAAGCCGTGGATACCTGGAATGAGCAGGGTGTTTGCGTCTTCCATGACTTCCGTCCACTTCACATCCACGGGCGGCGGCACCTGCGGCTCACCGCCTCCCCCGCCACCGCAGCCGAAGAGCGCCAGGAGCGCCAGGAGCGCCAGGAGCGCCAAGGTCAATATCACACGGGACAACGCTTCGCCTCCAGTTTACTTGCGACTTCCACAATTACTCTCCTTTGGGGTTCAGTCCATGACCTTCCATTCGCGAAGGCGGGATTCGAGTTCGACGATCCGCCACTCGCTGTCGATCAGGTGGTGCAGGGACGTAAACACCCGCTCCGGATGTTCCCTCGCCTGTTCGACTATCCACTGCTGTTTCGTCTACGTGTTGGTGGAACTCAGGGTTTCCTCCAGCGTTTCCCATCAGTGGGTCTGTTCAGATGACGCCCCGCTTCCCTCCGGCGAATCCCGATGGCCACGGTTCCCGCCTTCGGCGGTACTATCAGGGCGCTACGACTCCCTGCCCCCGCATGTCCTTCGGCTCATTGTTTTCGCCAGCCGGCTTCGCGGGCTGTTGCCTGCCGGGGTTCGTGTCCGCCCGAGCGCGCTCCCGCCGCCGCGCAGGCGCCGGCGACGGACCGGGGTCTGGATTTCATGCTGGCCATCCCGCTCCAGCTTCCTTGCCCACGGGCAAGGGCAGGACATCCCAGGTTCCCTGGCGATCCATCCCGCGACTTTGCGCCGGTCCACGACCCCGGACGACCCGTTGCGCCTCGCCTGTAACGGCGCTTCCGGTGCTGCCCCCACACGAAAACCAATGAAGGCGTCATCGATTTACCGATTTCGAGGCTT
This is a stretch of genomic DNA from Deltaproteobacteria bacterium. It encodes these proteins:
- a CDS encoding site-specific integrase; this translates as MANRTVEALSRIWNSAEDRGELPEASNPCRVVVKNRERGRERFLSEEEFRRLGRALAEAETGNGMSARVVAAIRLLLLTGLRRNEVLALRWRDVDLDAREIKIEDSKTGARVAPLSPEAARVLAGIPRVEGNPHVIPGKKAGAHLRNLNDPWDRIRKRAKLEDVRLHDCRHSFASRALALGEGLTMIGKLLGHTKVETTARYAHLARESVRESAIRVSDSIAADILKGYPAGGGDQARARTAT
- a CDS encoding site-specific integrase; translated protein: MLLTGCRRNEILTLRWDDVDHTARELRLRDGKTGWRSVPLTPAVEAVLAGIPRTKDNPWLIAGRKPGTRLTNLDAIWMRLRRRAGLDDVRLHDCRHSYASRALALGEGLSMIGALLGHAKVATTARYAHLARDTEKASAAKVGGSIGADILPPGGV
- a CDS encoding IS1595 family transposase; protein product: MPSAFASSSTRPNSRYSSGVRNRSRRVSLTGISLIELGELFPNEDAAREWFEAKRWPDEERPCPRCVDGVGRPVPNENRMPYRCVRCHKFFSVRTGTALERSKVPLKKWAYAIYLSVTSLKGVSSMKLHRDIGVTQKTAWFMAHRIREAWGLDDYAPPFAGPVEVDETYMGGEEKNRHASKKMHISGPSDKVAVVGIKDCETNEVAAKPVASTDGPTLKGFVRENAAKGAEIFTDDHAAYHGLPQHTAVNDSVGEYVGWRTRTESRASGQC
- a CDS encoding transposase, which produces MLKRGYHGTYHKMSAKHLNRYVNEFASRHNIRQRDTADQMASVVAGVVGKRLMFRDLIAKVEKGGSDRF